From Lepisosteus oculatus isolate fLepOcu1 chromosome 8, fLepOcu1.hap2, whole genome shotgun sequence, one genomic window encodes:
- the zic6 gene encoding zic family member 6: protein MMENTISRHIPSIRLVDFAGSQPHSQQNMTGLPRFSGCPFSYVYPGETNTEPSVVLPPLAGEHMGHPTGSSLKLCPSHSLRDYPESRSGAYVGYSAPQPSDSGYASHRVAQNPRGIVGGADLSGTSMPPVTDQLATRSSHHGALGRYRDLPSYREGRSHAIFTAYHEQAHGSPDGPVVLGLSGDLLSRPPAYGQPLGGARGHRELVTQLYGLYKPMGMAVQRGAEPFLRCSRQNVKRELVCKWRGDQEGAGERPCSRTFGTLYELVTHLTVEHVGGPEQAEHVCYWERCSREKRPFKAKYKLVNHVRVHTGEKPFSCPFHGCEKVFARSENLKIHKRTHTGEKPFKCEFEGCNRRFANSSDRKKHSHVHSSDKPYTCKVRGCEKCYTHPSSLRKHMKLHCKAYGAKASEEREQPAAGGSPKPLDLQSDPPPKPVVLCASSCPALPGAAAADSFATQARSGSSLATPFPPQYHKGLDCSSARSPSVLDPLLLQRGPFRTDLQFPASQPGNALAQSPRVFQSHSAPPFQKGIVNGWYTCHSAAEPCIAKHLNSDISSA, encoded by the exons ATGATGGAAAACACGATTTCTAGGCACATCCCAAGCATAAGATTGGTTGATTTTGCAGGTTCACAGCCGCACTCACAACAAAACATGACAGGCCTGCCGAGGTTTAGTGGCTGCCCTTTTTCTTACGTCTATCCTGGGGAGACTAATACTGAACCCAGCGTGGTGCTGCCACCTTTGGCAGGGGAGCACATGGGGCACCCCACCGGCAGCTCCTTAAAACTCTGCCCCTCGCACAGTTTACGAGACTACCCCGAGTCGAGGTCCGGTGCTTATGTTGGTTACTCTGCCCCCCAGCCTTCAGACTCCGGATACGCAAGCCACCGCGTAGCACAAAATCCTAGGGGCATTGTCGGTGGAGCCGACCTCTCCGGGACGAGCATGCCGCCCGTTACCGATCAGCTGGCGACGCGGAGCTCCCACCACGGGGCTCTTGGAAGGTACCGTGACCTTCCCAGCTATAGAGAAGGCAGGAGCCACGCGATTTTCACTGCCTACCACGAGCAGGCCCACGGCTCGCCCGACGGCCCGGTGGTGCTGGGTCTGTCCGGGGACCTGCTCTCCAGACCTCCCGCCTACGGCCAGCCCCTCGGAGGCGCGCGGGGCCACAGGGAGCTCGTGACCCAGCTGTACGGGCTGTACAAGCCGATGGGCATGGCCGTGCAGAGAGGAGCGGAGCCGTTCCTCAGGTGCTCCAGGCAGAACGTCAAGCGAGAGCTGGTCTGCAAGTGGCGGGGCGACCAGGAGGGGGCCGGGGAGCGGCCCTGCTCCAGGACTTTCGGGACGCTGTACGAGCTGGTCACTCACCTGACGGTGGAGCACGTTGGGGGACCAGAGCAAGCCGAGCACGTCTGCTACTGGGAGCGCTGCTCCAGGGAAAAGAGACCCTTCAAAGCCAAGTACAAGCTGGTGAACCACGTCAGGGtgcacacgggggagaagcctTTCTCCTGCCCCTTCCACGGGTGCGAGAAAGTTTTCGCCAGATCAGAGAACCTCAAGATCCACAAGAGAACGCACACAG GTGAAAAGCCCTTTAAATGCGAGTTCGAGGGCTGCAATCGGAGATTCGCGAACAGCAGCGACCGGAAGAAGCACTCTCACGTGCACTCCAGCGATAAGCCCTACACGTGCAAGGTCAGGGGTTGCGAGAAGTGCTACACGCACCCCAGCTCCCTCCGCAAGCACATGAAGCTGCACTGCAAGGCCTACGGCGCCAAGGCGAGCGAGGAGCGGGAGCAGCCCGCCGCGGGCGGGTCTCCCAAGCCCCTGGACCTCCAGAGCGACCCTCCTCCAAAGCCCGTCGTGCTCTGCGCCTCCTCGTGCCCGGCGCTGCCCGGCGCGGCGGCGGCGGACTCGTTCGCCACACAGGCCCGAAGCGGCTCCTCGCTGGCCACTCCGTTCCCTCCCCAGTACCACAAAGGTTTGGACTGCTCCTCCGCTCGCTCGCCCTCGGTCTTGGACCCGCTGCTCTTACAGAGGGGACCTTTCAGGACTGACCTGCAGTTCCCCGCCAGCCAGCCTGGAAATGCTCTGGCCCAGAGTCCCCGGGTTTTTCAGTCGCACAGCGCCCCTCCTTTCCAGAAGGGAATTGTCAATGGGTGGTACACCTGCCACAGTGCCGCCGAGCCCTGCATAGCAAAGCACTTGAACAGCGACATCTCTTCTGCGTga